A genomic window from Lycium barbarum isolate Lr01 chromosome 4, ASM1917538v2, whole genome shotgun sequence includes:
- the LOC132637772 gene encoding uncharacterized protein LOC132637772: protein MEPFQHQRQIQKYRRRLGMPYANFNCKGKIWFFVQDNVDVEVLLDIEQSITVKLKFQELNRDIVLEVEHLSRTGSEHAPLLVSCGDQVENFIKPFRFLKFWVEHDTFLDFIKQQWEAHLSDDVFLSFKLKMKKLKVALSTWSKATFGDIFKQLVIREDIVKIKEHLFEETPSEENRMVMQKAQAELKLYLHYEEEFWRQKAGMDCFSEGDKNTRYFHSLVKGRRKRIQIKRIQDATGNWLKDADRVAGKVVNFFHKQFTHEEVSKDSQILNHIPKLIREEDNMLLAEQPTMEEVQKAVFELNEDSTCGLDGFSGIFYQKCWEVMKKMGFFGAFIDLIWRLLANNWYSVLLNGQAHSFFHSTRGVKQGDPLSPALFIIAAEVLSRALNSLFDQPDDTIIFSATDNYSLQMIMDTLQEYEKISGQLINKRKSSFYMFNKVSNELSQQVAAVTGFVRGQFPFTYLGVPITHARKRKVDYTELLKKVKDKLQTWKGKLLSYGRKAVLITSVLQSIPIHVLSAIRPPKCVIKELYRIFARFFWNYKEEGRCRHWSYWFNMCLPKHEGGLGFRSIYGMSKALCAKLCWKFRTTSSLWANFMWNKYCKKQIPQVVQWKGGSQVWKMMLETRESIEQEIWWELKIGSSNIWFDNWTKLGALSYVVPQSWQINDHAEDVSELIKMEDGILTNSCSYFLKM from the exons atggaaccttttcagcaTCAGAGACAGATTCAGAAATATAGAAGGAGACTTGGAATGCCTTATGCTAATTTCAATTGTAAGGGTAAAATTTGGTTTTTTGTTCAAGATAATGTAGATGTTGAGGTTCTTTTGGATATCGAACAATCCATTACTGTAAAGTTGAAGTTTCAAGAATTGAATAGAGATATAGTG CTTGAAGTGGAACATTTGTCAAGGACTGGTTCTGAACATGCACCATTACTTGTATCTTGTGGAGATCAAGTGGAGAATTTTATCAAACCAttcagatttctcaaattctGGGTGGAGCATGATACTTTTCTTGACTTTATTAAGCAGCAATGGGAAGCACACTTATCTGATGAtgtttttctttcctttaaactcaagatgaagaaactgaaagTTGCTTTAAGTACATGGAGTAAGGCTACTTTTGGGGACATTTTTAAACAACTAGTCATCAGAGAGGATATAGTTAAGATTAAAGAGCATTTGTTTGAGGAGACCCCATCTGAAGAAAATAGAATGGTCATGCAAAAGGCCCAAGCAGAACTTAAACTGTATCTTCACTATGAGGAAgaattctggaggcaaaaagcTGGGATGGACTGTTTCTCAGAAGGTGATAAAAATACAAGATATTTCCATAGTCTggtaaaaggaagaaggaaaagaaTCCAGATTAAGAGGATTCAAGATGCTACTGGAAATTGGCTAAAGGATGCTGATAGAGTTGCTGGTAAAGTTGTTAATTTTTTTCATAAGCAATTTACTCATGAGGAGGTTAGTAAAGACTCTCAAATTCTTAATCATATTCCTAAACTGATTAGAGAGGAGGATAATATGCTACTTGCTGAACAACCTACTATGGAGGAAGTACAGAAGGCAGTGTTTGAATTAAATGAGGATAGTACCTGTGGCCTTGATGGATTTTCTGGGatattttatcagaagtgttgggag GTGATGAAGAAGATGGGATTTTTTGGAGCTTTCATTGATCTTATATGGAGGctgttggcaaataattggtattctgtaCTTCTAAATGGTCAGGCACATAGTTTCTTTCACTCTACAAGGGGTGTCAAGCAGGGGGATCCACTCTCTCCTGCTCTTTTCATTATAGCTGCAGAAGTTCTTTCAAGAGCATTAAACTCTTTGTTTGATCAGCCTG atgatacaatcatCTTTTCTGCAACAGACAACTACTCTTTACAGATGATCATGGATACTCTTcaagaatatgagaaaatatctGGACAACTGATAAATAAGAGGAaaagttctttttatatgttcaACAAAGTTTCAAATGAGTTAAGTCAGCAGGTTGCAGCAGTAACAGGATTTGTGAGAGGgcaatttccttttacatatcttggagtaccAATTACTCATGCCAGGAAAAGGAAAGTGGATTATACTGAGTTATTGAAGAAAGTCAAAGACAAATTGCAAACTTGGAAAGGAAAGTTACTGTCTTATGGGCGAAAAGCAGTGTTGATTACAAGTGTCCTTCAAAGTATCCCAATTCATGTTCTATCTGCTATAaggcctcctaaatgtgttataaaagAACTGTACAGGATCTTTGCAAGGTTCTTTTGGAATTATAAGGAGGAAGGAAGATGCAGACACTGGTCATATTGGTTTAACATGTGCCTTCCTAAACATGAAGGAGGTTTGGGTTTCAGGTCTATTTATGGCATGTCCAAAGCCTTATGTGCTAAACTTTGTtggaagtttagaaccactagttcACTTTGGGCTAATTTCATGTGGAACAAATACTGTAAGAAGCAAATTCCTCAGGTGGTTCAATGGAAGGGAGGTTCAcaagtctggaagatgatgttAGAAACAAGGGAAAGTATTGAGCAGGAAATCTGGTGGGagctaaagattggaagttcaaacatctggtttgataattggactaaGTTAGGTGCTCTCAGCTATGTGGTTCCCCAGTCCTGGCAAATCAATGATCATGCTGAAGATGTTTCTGAGCTTATTAAAATGGAAGATGGGATATTAACAAACTCATGCAGCTATTTCCTGAAGATGTAG
- the LOC132637773 gene encoding purine permease 1-like has translation MKKLTLLILNIIMFAIGNCGGPLISRLYFIHGGQRIWLSSWLQTVACPLILIPLSMAYFQRRKIDGPEAAKIFFITRREFIGAASVGIIAGLDGYLISWGPAKLSVSTSSLINATQLAFTALFAVLLVKQKLTAYSKSSVVLLITGAAMLALQGDGDRSTGESVKEYMLGFVMTVMGAVCFGLMMPLIELIYVKAKQVITYTTVLEIQMIIGIFATAFCTVGMIINKDFQTIPREASQYEIGEAKYYLVLVWCAILWQLALLGLVGVIFYSSSLVYGIIGAFLLPVTEVLAVILFHEKFQVEKGVAIFLALCGFISYFYGEIEQSKKEKRGNFMDDHASFTVLHQSD, from the exons ATGAAGAAACTTACCTTACTAATTTTGAACATAATTATGTTTGCAATAGGCAACTGTGGTGGCCCTTTGATCTCTCGTCTCTACTTCATCCATGGTGGTCAAAGAATTTGGCTTTCTAGTTGGTTACAAACTGTTGCTTGTCCCTTAATCCTCATCCCTTTATCCATGGCTTATTTTCAACGCCGGAAAATTGACGGCCCAGAGGCCGCCAAAATATTCTTCATAACTCGTCGAGAATTCATCGGAGCTGCCAGCGTCGGAATCATCGCCGGTCTCGACGGTTATTTAATCTCATGGGGCCCTGCAAAATTATCCGTTTCAACTTCATCTCTTATCAACGCGACTCAACTCGCGTTCACCGCACTCTTTGCAG TACTTCTGGTGAAGCAAAAATTGACGGCGTATTCGAAGTCTTCCGTTGTTTTATTAATCACCGGAGCTGCCATGTTGGCGCTTCAAGGAGACGGTGACCGGTCGACGGGAGAGTCGGTTAAGGAGTATATGTTGGGGTTTGTAATGACGGTTATGGGTGCAGTTTGTTTTGGGCTGATGATGCCGCTTATTGAGTTGATTTATGTGAAGGCAAAGCAAGTGATTACTTACACTACTGTGTTGGAAATTCAGATGATTATTGGTATTTTTGCTACTGCTTTTTGCACTGTTGGAATGATTATTAACAAGGATTTTCAG ACAATACCAAGGGAGGCAAGTCAATATGAGATTGGAGAAGCTAAGTATTATTTGGTACTAGTATGGTGTGCCATTCTTTGGCAATTAGCATTGTTGGGATTAGTTGGAGTAATCTTCTATTCATCATCTTTGGTTTATGGAATTATAGGCGCTTTCTTACTTCCTGTTACTGAAGTTTTAGCTGTAATTTTATTTCATGAAAAATTTCAAGTTGAAAAGGGAGTTGCTATTTTCCTAGCTCTCTGCGGATTTATTTCCTATTTCTATGGTGAAATTGAGCAGAGCAAGAAGGAGAAACGAGGTAATTTCATGGATGATCATGCAAGTTTTACTGTATTGCATCAAAGTGACTAA